The Lasioglossum baleicum chromosome 12, iyLasBale1, whole genome shotgun sequence genome segment ggcgcacaggtgcgatccaaaatcaagacaaagcaattttgcaatttaaaaaatagcaCGAGCTAAACTCGTGCCAGCATGGAATTCAGTTGTAAATTTATACACTTATGAACAATTTACACATAGCAAACGCAAAAttctcttgaagatgatccatacttgaatcgaaacgttgagaaaaattttttaaattgcaaaattgctttgtcttgattttggatcgaacctgtgcgctgATAACATAAACTAAGATCATTCGGATCGACGAGTTTGGCGTCGAGGTAACGCCCGACAGTTGAAAgtatttttgagaaacatgcgagagattcggtaaaactttttattAGCGTTCTATACATGAATCATCGCAAATACTTTTATTCGATACCGCTACAGCGTTCCGTCTCGCGCGGCTTGTCGACACTGAATCGCAAACCTTCGCGTTTTCGACGACAGATCGATCGAGACTATATATTCGgtagcaattgctataaatgcataaaaatctgcagcgcGTTTAAAATACTCTCTAAAACGGGCAACCCACGTTTCGGGAAAACAAATACAAGAAAAAATATGTTCGCTCTCTCATtcgctcactcactcactctctctccttTTGTATCGCTGACTTAAGTACGGTAAAGCAACATGCGTTGAGCGCACTTCATTCCGACCAAAGTCGCGAATTCTTCGACTTCCTTCTTCTCTTCTTCCTGTTCTGCTATCGGCTGCTGAACTCGTTCTCTGTAGATTCTGAACGGCATCGCTGTATGCCGATACAAAACCAGTACCTGAGAACGAACGAGCGATTAAATTCAGGGAATCgctcgaaaattgagaatattTAAACAGCCGATTTAAAACAGCCCCCTCGACCAGCAGCTCGAGACATTTTATGTACTCCGTTAAAAGGGAACACAGGGTCGACCTTCGCGTGTCCTCTACAAGTTTACGCGTTCACCTACAAAAACATGAAATTGTGGCCGTCGAAATCGTTTGACTCTTATCTCGCAAGAATTGATCGAGAGGACTGGTTTAAACGGTCACGCTCTGCGCTGTCCCGGTACCTTATCGGCATCGACTACAGCATCTTGATCAATGGCGTCGAGGTTTTCATTGAACCGGCAATATTTCTCTTTGTCCAGCTTTTTGATGCAGGAATCGATGTCGAACCACTCGTAAGTTTCGGGACAGAGTAACTTGGACGGCTTCATTCTCGCTTTGTATCGCATCTTCGGGCACGAGTGTATGTAGAATCCCATGTAATAGTATTGCAAGTCCTTCGCCGATTTGTTCAATTGCCTCGTGAGGTAAACTTCTCGCAGAGAACTGCACAATAACAGTTGTACGTTACGATAAGGATATGCGGTTAGTCTAGTGTTCGATACTGACCTAAGCGTTCCGAGAGATAGAAAAGAGTATGCAGGATCGTAGAAGAAATATACGCTTGAAACGCAAAATGGTAAAATGTCTATCACTCCGACAGCTATCAGTTCGTTGTCTAGCCAGTACTGTTCGTGAAACGCACCGTAGCCACACGGTGGTCCATCTTCCGGTATCCATGGCTTAAAAATCGAAAGCATAGTTGTGCATTCTATACCGGCGGTGAGTATTCAATAGTTTCGAATATAGGTTTCTCAACAGTAACAACATATAAAGCGTTAACCATCGTTACGAGGGATCGAAACAAACAAAAACAACAGAAACATCAACGACGAAAATGTCACGGTAATATCATACATAATTTATACGAGCGTACTGAAGTCTCTTATCGCGACTCAAACGAGGTAATAAAACTGGTTGAATACAAAGTGTACCTCTAGAGGATGCTGTACAAAAAAGTAGAGGAATGTCTTTTTATCGCATTCCTCTGCTGACTCCCCATGGATAGCCATCTGATATTTTTTGTAAACGTCTGCACTCGCGTCGAACGATTCGAGAAACTCGTCAGACTTTACTCTGACCGATTTGATCTAACAGAAAAGGGCGATCGTTTAATAAAAAACGGACGACATAAATCGTAAAACGGTCCACTTTGCTCCAATCATGTGTCGTTCGcattttttttccttttaatGGGAGGGTTTCGGTTAGAATTATGTATGATATTAGACGTCGTGTGCGCGGCGCCACAGCGAATCGACCAACACAAATCTCGGGATAGCCAATCGACGAAAAGATATCGGAGATGAAATTACCTGTAAAGGCGACTTCACGAGAAATCCCATATATTGTTTCTCCGTAACTTTCTGCTCTGGAACTCTGTGTATCGTTGTCTGATATTTTTTGAATACCTCGAACGACTGTTTTGCGGTCTTTAGGTATTCGGAGCTCATTGGCGTAGTTCGAACTAGTTTGAGCTTGCAAGGGTGCAAAAATTTAACATACATTTATTCGAAACACCAAGCGAATCAAACTAATCCTCCTAACAAACTACTACAAAACGGAACTATAGcttaagaaaagaaaaagatataTGAAATATAGATTTTTCTCATCTAACATCGCACTCTTCCAACAGTCGAaactaacatttttttcttctagacgaaaaaaattggagaaaagAGGACCAACTTATGATATATGTGTAATACCGAACTAAAATAATCGAGGAACCATGTTGTAATTGCCCTACCTCCAATCTACTTGTTCCGTTCAACATTTCATCGAACAGCTCCTCCAAGCTTTTCCCCTGGTTTTGCTGTTTATCTTTTTTGAACATAGCGTCTATCTCCGCTTGAGTTTTTCCTTGAGCCAACAATTTCTTTTGCTTGCGCTCTATACGTAAAAGTTTCGCTTTTTTACAGGGTCCTCTGGTCGGATTCATTTCTACGGATTCTAAGCTTCTGGAGGCTGCTTGGCAGTTCTCATTCTGATTTGCTGCTCGAGGTATACTTTCCGGCTGCTTTTGCTGCGTTCCCGGATCGGATACCGTGCCTTTGTCCGAAATTGTAGGCTGTAATCTGGCGATAATTTCGTCGTCCACAGCCTTGACTTTTATCTCGGACGCAGCTTCCTCCAGATGTGTACCAGAGGGAGCGATGTGACCGATTTCTGTGGTAAAACGCAGGAGCTATTAGACATACGGATATCATCGTTGAGAAATCTAAAATCAACGGTGCGCCTACCCGTATTGTCTCGTTCTTCTTCGCTGGTGTCCATCAAATCATCCTTTTGCAACTCGTTTCTTAGAAATTTTCCCATTCTCTTCAAGACCTTCTTCTGCGACTTTGTGATTTTAAAATTCAATGCTTCGCATCTACGGTACATAATTACGGATCCTACATGAATGTTTATTTCTTGGATAACAATAGACTCGGGTCCATTGGAACGCAGGGTGTTACAAACGTTCCCTTTATATTCTAGCAGCCAGTCGAAAATCGATAAGTATAACTTTGGTATGCTCACTTGATAGTGTATGAGGGACAACAAATTTGATCCATGCATGGTTTATAGCAGTAACGAGCGCTTCTTCTCCAGCCTCTGTCAATCAGAGCTTGATAATCCTGTACTTCCATGATGACTGCCTGCATGCCTGAAATGCGTTAACCTCGGAATAGGAAAAGCCACGCGTAAACGATAGTAATTCTTTTATTAGACAGTTTCCGACATACTGCCGAATCCCACATATGTGTGATTTGTGACCTGTCATGAAAGCGACCTAACCTATGGTGCAAAGTGTAACGAAACGATGCGACCGTGCGTATCGGAAATACGAACGATCATCGGAGTTCTAAACGAATGGAAATCTCTAAAGCTTGTACTTGCCAGAAGTGAAGCTCATGTTGGTATTTTTGCAATAGCCACACATGCCTCTTTCTTTCTTCGCGTAATATACGACGATACTGTACGATTGCTTCGCCATTTTTCTTCGTATTTCTCGTCCACTTGTACGGTTATCGCAACAGATATCTTAAATGTTGATCATGCGGATCCGATTCGATCGTTTCTGCGGTGTAAAAGCTGTCCGTCCAGCCTCCACGACGACAGCTCGACAACCGTATTGTATATTTACAAAGCGTAACCTTCCGTAACAGGAAATGTCTCTGACGCTGTCATCTTGTTTCAATTtcaaccggcgcggcgcatGAGATATGGGACGGATTTTTCCGCGCATGCGTGTCTGGTGCAGTAACGTATCCAAAATCCAAAATCCAAAGTTGTCCAAAGACAGGTTCCGCTGAGCGTCGATTGGTCGAGCCAGAATCCGTCCGCTATAgtcgcgctctaattggtcagtatttttcaaattttcgctACAGAAATAGAGTTGCTTCAAACATCCTAAGGAATCACCTCTGTCAAAGTATTctgacatttttgggacaccctgtatattatatttaaagttATTTTAGCAGCCTTCCCTTCCCTATCATCAAAATAAAGGAAAAGTGTGAATTATATTATACGTATtcaatgaatatatatatatatacataataccataaatgcataacatagAAATGACCGTTTTACATTGCTTGATGAAAATAACGACATTTAGATTTTCAGCAACTTTTATTGTAATACAATATAACAGGCGCTCATGCATCGGCGCCTCTTCGATGAAGCGCCCGTGTGGGGCCCTGTTTGTATAACGCGGGGCCTCCAGAAGCGTTTGTCCCAGAagcgcggggcccgtagcatTTGCTACATTTGCTAATTGTAGCTGATCGCTGATCATTCTGTATAttctgtaactcgtaggacactcGTCTTGTCTCATCTCATGTCGTTTCGCGTCTCTCGTCTTGGAGTAtctttgtccggaacagattgtttcgaggcctgcgcactgctcgCGACGGACGAAGCGCGTCCTTCCTCCATGGTAACGGCGGATGCTGGTGGAGGAGAATGGGCACTATGGTGGGGACAATTTTATCTCAatctcaattgagacaaaaatgcccatctgcccagtgctgccagatgaggggaatcacgccgatatgaggtaccccctctctgatgaccagagtaatatgtgacacgttgcgcgtgtgcgacagggattgagtgaggcaaatgggagatgctgcgcgtgcgcgatggagacgcaacaatggcatgacatttcgcaggttttaggttattgccgcgtaaaattcacccatttacttatttcacatactatgtaattattgtatttctttaaaatataacgttacaaataaaacataatttgtcaatttatcgtgtagaagaaaaatgagtgaatttattatcccagtctcttttatgcaactatttttgagaagcgtatgagggttaacagtgttaaaatatattatgatttattgattttactggaatgtaactcagtactacatacatacagattccaaaattttttcaattgtacatataaaagaaagcattcatacttcgcttcacgactgaaactctcacatgttacaattaattttatttataataaagaatgtctatttagaacgaaccatatgatttatttcattaagtacgtatatgtacacgagtacgatacgatacgcggcaataacctaaaacctgcgaaatgtcatgtcatctcatctgtcatcgttgcgtccccatcgcgcacgcgcaacgtgtctcccatttgccccactcaatcctaaagcgatggaataggatagtggaaggggaaaagtaggagagtacctggttgcgatctcacaaccatctggcagcactgcatCTGCCCATCCCTGGTGCTTAGCAAAAGTCGTTGAGAACCCCTGTCATTGCGAACGTCAAAAATAGAACAGttttaaattatgaaatttaattttgtggAGGTGAAAagttttaaatttcaaattggATAATACACACGTAACATTTCGCGGTTGGTAGCCCGATGTCGTATAAACATTCAAATATGTAATGAGTTGATTCGAAGTCTTTTCCAAGTTGATTAACGTGAGTTCCCCGTGAAAAAAATGCAGAGTTAAGTACCCACGTCTTCTTCGTGACATAGAAGACTGACAAAACGTCTGTGAATTGATTTCTCGTGATGAATCCGCGGAAATCGTGTAAGATTATTCAAATGATTACTAAAGAATGTTTCTGTACCTGACGTTACAGAATAAACATGAAGAAAGTACTGCACATGTAATTATTGTGTAAGATTaaagtttataatatttttaatagaaagagaaaactataatttatatattgtacatatatcGTTATATATTCCGCAAGAATGAATCCGatgttaaaaatactgttgtccTACTGTTGGGCGaatatgtatttaataattGGGCTAAGCATGGGCTTGAGCCTCAGCATGATGTCGATAACGATCGATATGAACGAATACGATATAAATGCGGATCACCAAATGCCTTATTCAAACTATCCAGATGATTTGGACGAATACGAACCAAAGATAAATATCAATAGTAAACCTCAACAAGCACAGAAAGTACCGAAAACGCTGATACGTCCAAGATATTACTCCACAGAGCTCGGTATCAGAGAGAAATTGTTTGTAGGAGTGATCACGAGCCAACAGTATTTGCATAGTAGAGACATAGCGATTAATAAAACCATGGCCCATATTGTGGACAAAATACGCTACTTTATTTCCATACCTGAAGGAACCAAACCTAATGTTACTCTTCCCGGTATAGTTGGGTTCACAGATACTAGGAGCATTTTGAAACCATTCCACACTATGAAATACATAATCGACAATTATCTAGAAAATTACGATTACTATTTCTTGATTAAAGATGTGAGCTACGTGAACGCCAAGAAATTAGTTGAATTTGTTACCAAGATTAGCGTCAGTCAAAAAGTTCATGTAGGCGTTCCTGGAGATATTCAGAACTATTGTTCCTTAGGTAAATAGATTGAAGCATCGTGTTGTTAATATTTCTCTCCTCTTATTAACAAATATTTCTGAACGACTTCACAGATTCGGGCATTCTCTTGAGCAATTCGGTGGtacaagaattaaaaaacaatttggactggtgtgtgaAAAACGCGTACTCCGACTCGGATGATGTTAATTTCGGTCGGTGTATCGTTCATTCTTCGTCAACGGTCTGTTCTGACCGCACGCAAGGACAACAATACCAATTTACTCAGCTCGAACCCACATTTTCGTTCGAACAAAACTTTAAGGATGTAGCTGGGAACGAAGAGTTCTTAAATTCATTGGTAATATACCCGATGTACGACCACCTCCTTATTTACAAGTTCAACACTTATTTCGCAGCGGTAAGATCGCATGACTAAGTtatatatagactgcggatctttatgcgaaataaaaattttccaccggaattgcaacaaactggagtgacatacaaatttattttctttccgaatATGTTgaacagattgaaaataatgtaacagtatttttaaattcttcgaatgttttcgCTGTttaaaattacacctactcatttttgtcataaatgccataaaatccgttgtctagaTATATCGtatttaataattgttatttatcGTTGGTTCAAATCGCGTATCGCTTTCAGATGAAGTCCATTGAAATTCAGAGGCAGATTTCCGAAATCAGAAAATCAATTTTGGATATGGCTCACTTGGGTCCGCCACAGGATCACAATGTATCCTGGCCTGTTGGAAATCAACCAGGGAACAAAGCATCCAGTCGTTTCGATATCCTACGATGGACATACTTCAATGAAACTCACACGTTCTTCAGCACCGATTTTTCCACTGTGCAGAGACTAAAGACCGATGCAAAGTTCGACATCGACCGAATAATTAACGTAACAGCCTCCAATGTTATCGGTAACTCTCGGAGAAAGCTAAAGTTCAAAAAATTACTGAACGGCTACCAGAAGTTCGACGCATCCCGAGGAATGGATTACATATTAGACTTGGCGTTCACCGATACAATCACCGGCAAAGAAGTACGAGAACGAATCGAAGTATGCAAGCCTCTTGGCAAAGTTGAGATTCTGCCTGTTCCGTATGTAACAGAAAATACAAGAGTAAACGTGTTACTGATCGTCGACTCGTCGAAGAAGCAGGCTGCATTGAACTTCCTCGAACAATATGCCACGGATTGCATGgagaaaaagcagaaaatatttttgatgATGGTAGCTGTTTCTATAATTTTCGTATACGAATTTGTCTAGGAATTTTTTTAACACGATCTTTTAATAGGCTCTTTTATATGATTTTGGTACCACATCGAAAGGCAAAGGAGACGTGTTTCACGACGTTAAGCAGTACGCGCTATCGCTAGCTGAGAAATACAAAAAGAATCAGTCGAAAATCACTTGGCTCTCTATTCGTCTACCAAGTAACGTGACATCCATTGAATTGGATCCTATGTTGAATATCGCTGTCACAGATTTGTGTATTCGGAAATTCTCATCCGAGAGTTTGATACTATTTGCCGAGACGGGGATACAACTGCGATTGGACTATTTGAATAGAGTATGTATATGTGGACATACTGTCACTTTTTCTCAACAAGATATAAACTGATTAGCTCGTTTGTATGAATTCAGATTCGCATGAA includes the following:
- the Ate1 gene encoding arginyltransferase 1 isoform X1 is translated as MAKQSYSIVVYYAKKERGMCGYCKNTNMSFTSGMQAVIMEVQDYQALIDRGWRRSARYCYKPCMDQICCPSYTIKCEALNFKITKSQKKVLKRMGKFLRNELQKDDLMDTSEEERDNTEIGHIAPSGTHLEEAASEIKVKAVDDEIIARLQPTISDKGTVSDPGTQQKQPESIPRAANQNENCQAASRSLESVEMNPTRGPCKKAKLLRIERKQKKLLAQGKTQAEIDAMFKKDKQQNQGKSLEELFDEMLNGTSRLELKLVRTTPMSSEYLKTAKQSFEVFKKYQTTIHRVPEQKVTEKQYMGFLVKSPLQPWIPEDGPPCGYGAFHEQYWLDNELIAVGVIDILPFCVSSVYFFYDPAYSFLSLGTLSSLREVYLTRQLNKSAKDLQYYYMGFYIHSCPKMRYKARMKPSKLLCPETYEWFDIDSCIKKLDKEKYCRFNENLDAIDQDAVVDADKVLVLYRHTAMPFRIYRERVQQPIAEQEEEKKEVEEFATLVGMKCAQRMLLYRT
- the Ate1 gene encoding arginyltransferase 1 isoform X4, which produces MAKQSYSIVVYYAKKERGMCGYCKNTNMSFTSGMQAVIMEVQDYQALIDRGWRRSARYCYKPCMDQICCPSYTIKCEALNFKITKSQKKVLKRMGKFLRNELQKDDLMDTSEEERDNTEIGHIAPSGTHLEEAASEIKVKAVDDEIIARLQPTISDKGTVSDPGTQQKQPESIPRAANQNENCQAASRSLESVEMNPTRGPCKKAKLLRIERKQKKLLAQGKTQAEIDAMFKKDKQQNQGKSLEELFDEMLNGTSRLEPWIPEDGPPCGYGAFHEQYWLDNELIAVGVIDILPFCVSSVYFFYDPAYSFLSLGTLSSLREVYLTRQLNKSAKDLQYYYMGFYIHSCPKMRYKARMKPSKLLCPETYEWFDIDSCIKKLDKEKYCRFNENLDAIDQDAVVDADKVLVLYRHTAMPFRIYRERVQQPIAEQEEEKKEVEEFATLVGMKCAQRMLLYRT
- the Ate1 gene encoding arginyltransferase 1 isoform X2; its protein translation is MAKQSYSIVVYYAKKERGMCGYCKNTNMSFTSGMQAVIMEVQDYQALIDRGWRRSARYCYKPCMDQICCPSYTIKCEALNFKITKSQKKVLKRMGKFLRNELQKDDLMDTSEEERDNTEIGHIAPSGTHLEEAASEIKVKAVDDEIIARLQPTISDKGTVSDPGTQQKQPESIPRAANQNENCQAASRSLESVEMNPTRGPCKKAKLLRIERKQKKLLAQGKTQAEIDAMFKKDKQQNQGKSLEELFDEMLNGTSRLEIKSVRVKSDEFLESFDASADVYKKYQMAIHGESAEECDKKTFLYFFVQHPLEPWIPEDGPPCGYGAFHEQYWLDNELIAVGVIDILPFCVSSVYFFYDPAYSFLSLGTLSSLREVYLTRQLNKSAKDLQYYYMGFYIHSCPKMRYKARMKPSKLLCPETYEWFDIDSCIKKLDKEKYCRFNENLDAIDQDAVVDADKVLVLYRHTAMPFRIYRERVQQPIAEQEEEKKEVEEFATLVGMKCAQRMLLYRT
- the Ate1 gene encoding arginyltransferase 1 isoform X3, producing the protein MAKQSYSIVVYYAKKERGMCGYCKNTNMSFTSGMQAVIMEVQDYQALIDRGWRRSARYCYKPCMDQICCPSYTIKCEALNFKITKSQKKVLKRMGKFLRNELQKDDLMDTSEEERDNTEIGHIAPSGTHLEEAASEIKVKAVDDEIIARLQPTISDKGTVSDPGTQQKQPESIPRAANQNENCQAASRSLESVEMNPTRGPCKKAKLLRIERKQKKLLAQGKTQAEIDAMFKKDKQQNQGKSLEELFDEMLNGTSRLELKLVRTTPMSSEYLKTAKQSFEVFKKYQTTIHRVPEQKVTEKQYMGFLVKSPLQPWIPEDGPPCGYGAFHEQYWLDNELIAVGVIDILPFCVSSVYFFYDPAYSFLSLGTLSSLREVYLTRQLNKSAKDLQYYYMGFYIHSCPKMRYKARMKPSKLLCPETYEWFDIDSCIKKLDKEKYCRFNENLDAIDQDAVVDADKVNA
- the Chpf gene encoding chondroitin polymerizing factor — its product is MNPMLKILLSYCWANMYLIIGLSMGLSLSMMSITIDMNEYDINADHQMPYSNYPDDLDEYEPKININSKPQQAQKVPKTLIRPRYYSTELGIREKLFVGVITSQQYLHSRDIAINKTMAHIVDKIRYFISIPEGTKPNVTLPGIVGFTDTRSILKPFHTMKYIIDNYLENYDYYFLIKDVSYVNAKKLVEFVTKISVSQKVHVGVPGDIQNYCSLDSGILLSNSVVQELKNNLDWCVKNAYSDSDDVNFGRCIVHSSSTVCSDRTQGQQYQFTQLEPTFSFEQNFKDVAGNEEFLNSLVIYPMYDHLLIYKFNTYFAAMKSIEIQRQISEIRKSILDMAHLGPPQDHNVSWPVGNQPGNKASSRFDILRWTYFNETHTFFSTDFSTVQRLKTDAKFDIDRIINVTASNVIGNSRRKLKFKKLLNGYQKFDASRGMDYILDLAFTDTITGKEVRERIEVCKPLGKVEILPVPYVTENTRVNVLLIVDSSKKQAALNFLEQYATDCMEKKQKIFLMMALLYDFGTTSKGKGDVFHDVKQYALSLAEKYKKNQSKITWLSIRLPSNVTSIELDPMLNIAVTDLCIRKFSSESLILFAETGIQLRLDYLNRIRMNTISQYQIFSPIPFVEFHPDIAHINDAKHVDTDINRNHGRYDDYNYNNIAFYVRDYNAMRRMVETSIPITHTDRDIPALLKLSQDLPVTSLYEMFVSFSNVHILRAVEPALKVKHKDIDCSSAYNNNMYKLCDRSRNFHLGRRSQLARLVLDYQIYKNNLLS